From a region of the Thermomicrobium roseum DSM 5159 genome:
- the ispF gene encoding 2-C-methyl-D-erythritol 2,4-cyclodiphosphate synthase: MIRVGLGYDVHPLVPGRRLVLGGVEIPGTVGLAGHSDADVLAHAIGDALLGAAGLGDLGTHFPPDDERWRDASSLDLLRRIREELGRVGWRVIFVDATVIAEFPRIAPFRERMRERLAAALSLAVEQISVKATTNERLGFIGRGEGIAALAVAMLQRSDEEHDSDPDGR; encoded by the coding sequence ATGATACGAGTTGGTTTGGGTTACGACGTCCATCCACTCGTGCCGGGGCGGCGGCTAGTGCTGGGTGGTGTCGAGATCCCGGGAACGGTCGGCTTAGCTGGACACTCGGATGCCGATGTCTTGGCTCATGCGATCGGCGATGCGCTGCTGGGGGCGGCTGGACTCGGTGACCTGGGGACGCATTTCCCACCGGACGACGAGCGGTGGCGGGATGCCTCGAGTCTCGATCTCCTCCGCCGCATCCGGGAGGAGCTCGGCCGAGTTGGCTGGCGCGTGATCTTCGTCGATGCGACGGTCATCGCCGAGTTTCCCCGCATCGCACCCTTTCGAGAACGGATGCGCGAGCGGTTGGCTGCGGCGTTGTCCCTCGCCGTCGAGCAGATCAGCGTGAAGGCGACGACGAACGAGCGACTCGGGTTCATCGGGCGTGGTGAGGGGATCGCTGCGCTGGCCGTGGCGATGCTCCAGCGCAGCGACGAGGAACACGACTCCGATCCGGACGGGAGGTAA
- a CDS encoding adenosine-specific kinase, with protein sequence MELVTVPIEKPDHVNVIFGHSHFIKTVEDLHEALVNAVPGIKFGLAFSEASGPRLVRWSGTDPELTDLARRNVLNIAAGHCFLIMLGNAYPINVLPAVRNVVEVCTIFCATANPVTVVLADLGEQRAVLGVADGFKPLGIEGEEDIAKRMSFLRQIGYKLSPGVS encoded by the coding sequence ATCGAGCTGGTAACCGTGCCCATCGAGAAGCCGGATCACGTGAACGTGATCTTCGGGCACAGTCATTTCATCAAGACAGTAGAAGATCTGCACGAGGCCTTGGTCAATGCAGTACCCGGGATCAAATTCGGGCTGGCCTTCAGCGAAGCATCGGGACCGCGACTGGTCCGCTGGAGCGGAACCGATCCGGAGTTGACCGACCTGGCGCGGCGCAATGTCTTGAACATCGCGGCTGGACACTGCTTTTTGATCATGCTCGGCAACGCGTATCCGATCAACGTCTTACCGGCCGTGCGCAACGTGGTCGAGGTGTGCACGATCTTCTGCGCCACCGCCAACCCGGTCACGGTCGTGCTCGCCGACCTGGGCGAGCAACGCGCTGTCCTCGGAGTCGCCGACGGTTTCAAGCCGCTCGGCATCGAGGGAGAAGAGGACATCGCCAAGCGGATGAGTTTCCTCCGGCAGATTGGGTATAAGCTCAGCCCTGGAGTATCATAA
- a CDS encoding nucleotide binding protein, PINc — MVVVGSSRETTEAETAGGAGARTPADRRRARAERARGPLGRLFRYAGLSIGALLGWSFGGFFAARPELVAVTQFFLASVLAALGFLVTPYLLFDLSDAIWARLRALTVDALIAGGIGAFAGGVFGLLLAWPLALLPRPAGQLIPPTVALLAMLVGAALVSSRRRELMEVMGLRSQRPGLALVLDTSALIDGRIGEFVRLAVPDAQLLVPEEVLRELHRLAEHSDPPRRARGRRGLELLRRLREEVGSQFVVVPARVPETEADDAVVACCRECAGRLVTCDQRLADVARVQGLVVWNPHQLAEALRSPVHVGDRFVLHLSGPGREPEQAIGYLDDGTLVVVEEARSRIGQDVPVEVTRILRTPAGRLVFAQLVAQSEP; from the coding sequence ATGGTCGTGGTCGGATCTTCACGAGAGACGACCGAAGCGGAGACGGCTGGTGGGGCGGGTGCTCGCACCCCAGCTGACCGCCGGCGCGCGCGTGCGGAACGGGCTCGGGGGCCGCTCGGCCGTCTCTTCCGATATGCTGGTCTCTCGATTGGTGCGCTCCTGGGCTGGTCGTTCGGCGGATTCTTCGCCGCTCGTCCGGAACTGGTTGCGGTGACACAGTTCTTTCTCGCCTCGGTCCTCGCCGCGCTCGGCTTTCTCGTGACGCCATATCTTCTGTTCGATCTCTCGGACGCGATCTGGGCGCGCTTGCGTGCGTTGACGGTCGATGCGCTGATCGCTGGCGGGATCGGTGCCTTCGCCGGTGGAGTGTTCGGGCTGTTGTTGGCCTGGCCGTTGGCGCTCCTGCCTCGCCCCGCGGGGCAACTGATCCCCCCGACTGTTGCTCTGCTGGCCATGCTGGTCGGGGCAGCGCTGGTGAGCAGCCGGCGTCGCGAGTTGATGGAGGTCATGGGTCTCCGTTCTCAGCGGCCCGGGCTCGCCCTCGTCCTCGATACCAGCGCGTTGATCGACGGGCGGATCGGAGAATTCGTCCGGCTTGCCGTACCCGATGCGCAGCTTCTCGTCCCGGAAGAAGTCTTGCGGGAACTTCATCGGCTGGCTGAACACAGCGACCCTCCCCGACGAGCGCGTGGCCGGCGCGGCCTCGAGCTTTTGCGGCGCTTGCGTGAGGAGGTCGGTTCCCAGTTCGTGGTGGTTCCCGCGCGCGTTCCCGAAACCGAAGCGGACGATGCAGTCGTCGCCTGCTGCCGAGAGTGCGCTGGTCGGCTGGTGACCTGCGATCAGCGTCTGGCGGACGTGGCTCGTGTACAGGGGCTCGTGGTGTGGAATCCGCATCAGCTGGCCGAGGCACTCCGCAGTCCGGTACACGTGGGGGATCGCTTCGTCCTTCACCTGAGTGGTCCGGGACGCGAGCCGGAGCAGGCGATCGGCTATCTGGACGATGGGACACTGGTCGTCGTCGAGGAAGCACGATCGCGCATCGGCCAGGACGTGCCAGTCGAGGTAACGCGGATCCTGCGGACACCAGCTGGACGCTTGGTCTTCGCGCAGTTGGTCGCGCAGAGCGAGCCCTGA
- the pdhA gene encoding pyruvate dehydrogenase (acetyl-transferring) E1 component subunit alpha, with protein sequence MTSTVDGQLPGVALPKSELLEMYRLMVLIRRFEEVAAEQYALGKIAGFLHLYIGEEAVAVGAIRAMDPDDHLVTHYRDHGYALALGLDPRRCMAELFGKATGLVGGRGGSMHFADASKHFWGGYAIVAGLLPIAAGLGLASKYLNQRRVAVAIFGDGATNNGAFHEALNFAALWKLPVLFLCENNQYGMGTAVQYASAVREMYRKACAYDIPAERVDGQDVLAVYEATKRALEHCRSGNGPYFLEALTYRYRGHSMADPETYRSKEEVEEWRRHRDPIERFRQQLLAHNVATPEELAALDQAVEEAVAEAVRFADESPEPDPETLTQYVYADPITVR encoded by the coding sequence ATGACCAGCACAGTCGATGGCCAGCTGCCCGGGGTAGCACTCCCCAAGAGCGAACTTCTCGAGATGTATCGCCTGATGGTCCTGATCCGGCGCTTCGAGGAGGTCGCTGCGGAGCAGTACGCACTCGGCAAGATCGCGGGCTTCTTGCACCTCTATATCGGGGAGGAGGCGGTCGCAGTCGGCGCGATCCGTGCCATGGATCCGGACGATCACCTGGTGACGCATTACCGCGACCATGGCTACGCGCTGGCGCTCGGTCTCGATCCGCGACGGTGCATGGCGGAACTCTTCGGCAAAGCGACCGGTCTCGTCGGCGGGCGCGGTGGCTCGATGCATTTCGCCGATGCATCCAAGCACTTCTGGGGTGGCTACGCGATCGTGGCCGGCCTCCTGCCGATCGCGGCTGGGCTCGGTTTGGCCAGCAAGTACTTGAACCAGCGGCGCGTCGCAGTGGCGATCTTCGGCGATGGCGCGACCAATAATGGCGCCTTTCACGAAGCCCTGAACTTCGCCGCGCTGTGGAAGCTTCCCGTCCTGTTCCTCTGCGAGAACAACCAGTACGGCATGGGCACAGCTGTGCAGTATGCCTCAGCCGTGCGGGAGATGTACCGGAAGGCCTGCGCCTACGACATCCCCGCCGAGCGAGTCGATGGCCAGGATGTCCTCGCGGTCTACGAGGCGACGAAGCGAGCACTCGAGCATTGCCGGTCCGGGAATGGCCCCTACTTCCTCGAAGCTCTCACCTATCGCTACCGTGGGCACTCGATGGCTGATCCGGAGACGTATCGGTCCAAGGAAGAGGTCGAAGAGTGGCGCCGTCACCGGGATCCGATCGAGCGCTTCCGGCAACAGTTGCTCGCCCACAATGTCGCCACCCCGGAGGAACTGGCAGCGCTCGACCAGGCAGTGGAAGAGGCGGTCGCCGAGGCCGTCCGCTTCGCCGACGAGAGTCCCGAACCGGACCCGGAGACACTCACCCAGTACGTGTATGCCGACCCGATCACCGTGCGCTAA
- a CDS encoding alcohol dehydrogenase catalytic domain-containing protein gives MPGHENAGFVVAVGPAVQRSHPGNPVIISPPITDGTC, from the coding sequence ATTCCTGGGCACGAGAACGCCGGTTTCGTCGTCGCGGTTGGTCCCGCGGTGCAACGCTCCCACCCTGGCAACCCAGTCATCATCTCTCCACCGATCACCGATGGCACCTGCTGA
- the ispD gene encoding 2-C-methyl-D-erythritol 4-phosphate cytidylyltransferase, whose product MTCSAVVPAAGRGQRLGGREKPLLPLAGRPALAWVLEALSASGVIAEIIVVASEANREAVESLCTALGLSLPVQVVIGGAERALSVRAGVEHVPDDRRYVLIHDAARPLVTPELVRRAIAAALRHGAAVAAIPVTDTIKQVASDGRVVTTPERSTLVAAQTPQVFRLDWLREAYRRAGAQWVTATDEAMLLERAGFPVFVFPGDPENLKLTTPIDVTIAELILERRMRGNA is encoded by the coding sequence ATGACGTGCAGTGCGGTCGTTCCGGCGGCGGGGCGAGGTCAACGACTCGGCGGGCGCGAGAAACCGCTGCTCCCGCTGGCTGGTCGTCCTGCCTTGGCCTGGGTCCTGGAGGCACTGAGTGCTTCCGGTGTCATCGCCGAGATCATCGTCGTGGCCAGCGAGGCGAATCGGGAAGCGGTCGAGTCGCTGTGCACTGCGCTCGGGCTGTCGCTTCCTGTCCAGGTCGTGATCGGTGGAGCGGAGCGTGCGCTCTCGGTCCGAGCGGGGGTGGAGCACGTACCGGACGACAGACGGTATGTGCTGATCCATGATGCCGCTCGGCCGCTCGTGACGCCCGAGCTCGTCCGGCGAGCCATCGCAGCAGCGCTGCGACACGGCGCAGCGGTCGCAGCGATTCCGGTGACCGACACGATCAAGCAGGTGGCCAGCGATGGGCGAGTCGTGACGACCCCGGAACGCTCGACCCTGGTAGCGGCGCAAACGCCACAAGTCTTTCGGTTGGACTGGCTCCGCGAAGCGTACCGCCGGGCCGGTGCGCAGTGGGTGACCGCCACGGACGAAGCGATGCTGCTCGAACGTGCTGGCTTTCCAGTCTTTGTCTTTCCGGGCGATCCCGAGAATCTCAAGCTGACCACGCCGATCGACGTGACGATTGCCGAGCTGATCCTCGAGCGCAGGATGCGGGGGAACGCATGA
- the pyk gene encoding pyruvate kinase — translation MAEERASCWRRRAKIVATIGPASWSPPVLDQLIAAGVDVFRVNAAHNSPEERRPIVADLRAAADRAGRPIAILQDLASWKPRTGPLEGDSFRLIRDTRVRIVPGSEPLSPERLSIDDAELVAQLRPGHRILISDGLIELVVESRAGDELIARVLRGGQIRGRQGVAVPGVLGRPFRLSERDRADIAFAAEHELEYIGVSFVTGPDDLRSVRAILRECGGRARLVAKIERPEALAAIREIARESDAVMVARGDLGVQLPPEEVPIAQKRIIRVARAFGIPSIIATQMLESMTTQPIPTRAEVSDVANAVLEGADALMLSAETATGQYPVEAVEMMHRIIVATEQQLTPAPVPEEEEPTTIAATIARTATDLARRWRAVRTIVAITRSGFTAREVARERPVAPIVAVTCDPMVARQLSLVWGIVPLALPSFAETSEELIEQAAGAARASGLVRGGDHAVFITSLRYFPEPGHADTLHLRQL, via the coding sequence GTGGCGGAAGAGCGAGCGTCGTGCTGGCGACGTCGCGCCAAGATCGTGGCAACGATCGGTCCGGCCTCCTGGAGTCCGCCGGTTTTGGACCAGCTGATCGCCGCTGGTGTCGATGTCTTTCGGGTGAACGCTGCGCACAACTCGCCGGAGGAACGCCGGCCTATCGTGGCTGACCTGCGAGCTGCTGCTGACCGGGCAGGGCGACCGATCGCCATCCTGCAGGATTTGGCGAGTTGGAAGCCACGGACTGGTCCCCTGGAGGGTGATTCATTCCGCCTGATTCGCGACACGCGTGTGCGGATCGTTCCGGGCAGTGAGCCGCTCTCGCCGGAGCGGCTCAGTATCGACGATGCAGAACTGGTCGCTCAGCTGCGGCCCGGGCATCGGATCCTGATCAGCGATGGGTTGATCGAGCTCGTCGTCGAGTCGCGCGCGGGAGACGAGCTGATCGCTCGCGTCCTGCGTGGTGGCCAGATCCGGGGGCGACAGGGCGTTGCCGTACCAGGGGTCCTCGGGCGTCCTTTCCGATTGAGCGAACGCGATCGAGCCGATATCGCCTTCGCCGCCGAGCACGAGCTGGAGTACATCGGGGTGAGCTTCGTCACGGGGCCGGATGATCTCCGGTCGGTGCGAGCGATCCTGCGCGAGTGTGGCGGGCGCGCTCGGCTCGTCGCGAAAATCGAGCGTCCCGAGGCGCTGGCAGCGATCCGCGAGATCGCGCGCGAGAGCGACGCTGTCATGGTCGCTCGGGGCGATCTCGGTGTTCAGCTGCCGCCGGAGGAAGTGCCCATCGCGCAAAAGCGGATCATCCGCGTTGCCCGTGCCTTCGGTATTCCCAGCATTATCGCCACACAGATGCTGGAATCGATGACGACGCAGCCGATCCCGACTCGCGCGGAGGTCAGCGACGTGGCGAATGCTGTTCTCGAGGGAGCTGACGCTCTGATGCTCAGTGCGGAAACCGCGACTGGTCAGTATCCGGTCGAGGCGGTCGAGATGATGCATCGAATCATCGTCGCCACCGAGCAGCAGCTGACCCCTGCACCGGTTCCCGAAGAGGAAGAGCCGACGACGATCGCTGCGACGATCGCGCGCACCGCCACCGATCTCGCTCGACGTTGGCGAGCGGTTCGCACGATCGTGGCGATCACGCGAAGCGGGTTTACCGCTCGGGAAGTGGCCCGCGAGCGACCGGTCGCACCGATCGTCGCGGTGACCTGTGATCCCATGGTTGCCCGGCAACTCTCCCTGGTTTGGGGGATTGTGCCGCTCGCACTTCCTTCGTTCGCGGAAACCAGCGAGGAGTTGATCGAGCAGGCAGCAGGGGCAGCGCGTGCGAGCGGGCTCGTCAGGGGCGGTGATCACGCCGTCTTCATTACGAGTCTCCGCTATTTTCCCGAGCCCGGGCACGCCGATACGCTCCATCTCCGCCAACTCTGA
- a CDS encoding zinc ribbon domain-containing protein — MYCPQCGQRIGEGRDTCPICGAAIGEPVAGTGVCSSCGALRAPEDTYCRQCGNLLPFDLSALEQLELAPGESLGEVPIPEWLRAEEPGTPGSELQLLSDLDLPEWLREPTESAAEAPPLPTTAAFVVPPVVLAWSQPIASETADPSLFEPLPPLLLPVAPALGRVAAAAAEPAGDRRLVRIALFLALAVLIGVVLYILWQSR, encoded by the coding sequence GTGTACTGCCCGCAGTGTGGACAGCGGATCGGTGAGGGACGTGACACCTGTCCCATCTGTGGGGCTGCGATCGGCGAACCGGTGGCCGGGACGGGAGTGTGTTCCAGCTGTGGAGCGTTGCGTGCTCCCGAGGATACCTATTGTCGCCAGTGTGGAAACCTCCTTCCTTTCGATCTGAGTGCGCTCGAGCAGCTCGAACTGGCTCCGGGGGAGTCGCTCGGTGAGGTGCCGATTCCCGAGTGGCTTCGGGCAGAGGAACCAGGAACGCCAGGAAGCGAGCTCCAATTGCTGAGCGATTTGGATCTGCCGGAGTGGTTGCGGGAACCGACCGAGTCGGCAGCCGAAGCGCCGCCATTGCCGACGACAGCGGCGTTCGTCGTGCCGCCAGTGGTGCTTGCCTGGTCGCAGCCGATCGCGAGCGAAACGGCCGATCCTTCGCTTTTCGAGCCGCTTCCACCCCTGCTCTTGCCGGTCGCGCCGGCACTCGGTAGGGTCGCTGCTGCGGCGGCTGAGCCAGCCGGAGATCGTCGCCTGGTACGAATCGCTCTGTTCCTGGCACTGGCAGTCTTGATCGGTGTGGTCTTGTACATCTTGTGGCAGAGCCGGTAG
- a CDS encoding dihydrolipoamide acetyltransferase family protein, with the protein MARPLVMPQMGYDMKEGTILRWLKHEGDRVERGEPIAEIETDKVNLEIESFASGVILKLLAKEGETVPVGQPIALIGEPGEKVEEEAVPAPAVVGAATAAGTVTAPGPRAPEAAPLEEGPTAPGERVRASPLVRRLAAEHGIDLSKIRGSGPGGRIVKEDILPLIAAPRAPLAPEQPAPAAAPPPPPVPPAAPPAAAAPAVAVAPVPGLPEFEVIELSRIRQTIARRMAESFQQAPHFFVTTVAEVDALLALREQINAQVPEEERVSVTDLLIKACALALRDFPTLNASFVPPNQLRIYKRIDINIAVATEHGLIAPYVPDADHKPLAEIARLTKDLIARAREERLRPEEYQGGTFTISNLGMFGLVEHFTAIINPPQAAILAVGSILREPVYREGSEEPVPVRRLRLTLSVDHRVADGAVAARFLETVRTLLEQPMLLLVR; encoded by the coding sequence ATGGCACGACCGCTCGTCATGCCCCAGATGGGGTATGACATGAAAGAAGGCACTATCCTTCGCTGGCTCAAGCATGAGGGGGACCGCGTCGAGCGCGGCGAACCGATCGCCGAAATCGAGACCGACAAGGTCAATCTGGAGATCGAGTCGTTCGCCTCGGGCGTGATCCTGAAGCTTCTGGCCAAGGAGGGAGAAACCGTTCCGGTCGGGCAACCGATCGCCCTGATCGGTGAGCCCGGTGAGAAGGTGGAAGAAGAGGCTGTACCAGCTCCTGCGGTTGTCGGCGCTGCCACTGCGGCAGGAACCGTCACCGCCCCAGGACCGAGGGCGCCGGAAGCCGCCCCGCTCGAGGAGGGCCCCACCGCACCCGGTGAACGGGTTCGCGCCTCACCGCTCGTCCGGCGGCTCGCTGCCGAGCACGGCATCGACCTCAGCAAGATCCGCGGGAGCGGCCCTGGCGGTCGCATCGTCAAAGAGGACATCTTGCCGCTCATCGCTGCACCACGCGCACCGTTGGCACCCGAGCAGCCAGCTCCGGCCGCTGCACCACCGCCACCACCGGTACCCCCAGCCGCTCCGCCAGCAGCGGCGGCACCAGCGGTGGCCGTTGCACCGGTTCCAGGATTGCCCGAGTTCGAAGTGATCGAGCTCTCTCGCATCCGGCAAACGATCGCTCGCCGGATGGCCGAGAGCTTCCAGCAAGCGCCGCACTTCTTCGTCACCACTGTCGCCGAGGTCGACGCGCTGCTCGCCCTGCGCGAGCAGATCAACGCGCAGGTCCCAGAGGAGGAACGCGTCTCGGTGACCGATCTTTTGATCAAAGCCTGCGCACTGGCACTGCGCGACTTCCCGACGCTGAACGCGAGCTTCGTCCCACCCAACCAGCTACGCATCTACAAGCGCATCGACATCAACATCGCGGTCGCGACCGAGCACGGCTTGATCGCGCCCTACGTGCCGGACGCTGACCACAAACCCCTCGCGGAGATCGCGCGGCTGACCAAGGATCTGATCGCGCGCGCCCGTGAGGAACGCTTGCGTCCCGAGGAATATCAAGGGGGGACCTTCACGATTTCCAACCTCGGGATGTTCGGGCTGGTCGAACACTTCACGGCCATCATCAACCCACCCCAGGCAGCGATCCTCGCAGTGGGAAGCATCCTGCGCGAACCGGTCTATCGCGAGGGAAGCGAGGAGCCGGTACCGGTGCGCCGCCTGCGTCTGACCCTTTCGGTCGACCATCGCGTCGCCGACGGCGCCGTTGCCGCCCGCTTCCTCGAGACCGTACGCACGCTTCTGGAGCAGCCGATGCTGCTGCTCGTCCGCTGA
- a CDS encoding stage V sporulation protein S, whose amino-acid sequence MERFFSKLDLREIKIGTEASFPPEEEANQGPARSSAQGSGGQRPRRSEVLKVSARSRPSAVAGAIAGVVREVGRAEVQAIGAGAANQAIKAVAIARDYLAESGIDAVCLPSFITVTIGNEDRTAIRLIVEPR is encoded by the coding sequence ATGGAGCGCTTCTTCAGCAAACTGGATTTGCGCGAAATCAAGATCGGGACCGAAGCGAGTTTCCCGCCCGAGGAGGAGGCGAATCAGGGTCCGGCGCGTTCGAGCGCGCAAGGGAGTGGTGGGCAGCGTCCGCGCCGCAGCGAAGTGCTCAAGGTTTCGGCTCGCTCGCGCCCGAGTGCCGTCGCTGGTGCGATCGCCGGTGTCGTCCGTGAAGTCGGGCGTGCTGAAGTGCAGGCGATCGGTGCTGGCGCGGCCAACCAGGCGATCAAGGCGGTGGCGATCGCCCGCGATTACCTCGCGGAATCCGGTATCGATGCGGTCTGCCTTCCCTCGTTCATCACGGTGACCATCGGGAACGAGGATCGCACCGCGATCCGCTTGATCGTGGAACCGCGCTGA
- the dtd gene encoding D-aminoacyl-tRNA deacylase, with product MRVLLQRVSEASVTVDGTLVSSIGQGVLLLVGVRHGDDRATAEWLAHKVAHLRIFEDEAGKMNRSLLDVGGSALVVSQFTLYADVRKGRRPSFIEAAPPNEARPLVDTFAETLRALGVPVETGVFGAHMDVALVNDGPVTIWLDSAELRGGSLD from the coding sequence GTGCGGGTTCTCCTCCAGCGGGTGAGCGAAGCCAGTGTCACGGTTGATGGAACGTTGGTGAGTTCGATCGGCCAGGGAGTCCTGCTCTTGGTCGGAGTGCGGCATGGTGACGACCGGGCGACGGCCGAGTGGCTCGCGCACAAAGTCGCGCACTTGCGGATCTTCGAGGACGAAGCCGGCAAAATGAACCGCTCGCTCCTCGACGTCGGTGGCAGTGCGCTGGTCGTCTCGCAGTTCACACTCTATGCCGATGTGCGCAAAGGACGTCGGCCGAGCTTCATCGAGGCTGCCCCGCCGAACGAGGCGCGACCGCTCGTCGATACCTTCGCGGAGACGCTGCGGGCACTCGGTGTACCCGTCGAGACCGGTGTGTTCGGTGCGCACATGGACGTCGCGCTCGTCAACGATGGGCCGGTCACGATCTGGCTGGACAGTGCGGAACTCCGTGGAGGCTCCCTCGATTAG
- a CDS encoding alpha-ketoacid dehydrogenase subunit beta, which translates to MAREITYRDALREALREEMYRDERVFLMGEDIGAYGGSYAVTRGFLQEFGPDRVRDTPIAELGIVGLGIGAAIGGLRPVVELMTVNFALLALDQIVNHLAKIYYMFNGQFTAPVVVRTAEGFGQLGATHSQFFENYFAYVPGLRVVAPAVPKDAKGFLKAAIRGNDPVIFIEHSLIYRNRGEVPDGEDFLLPLEGAEVRREGRDVTIVSWLRGYYLALGAAEELAREGIECEVIDLRVLRPLDVETIVRSVQKTNRLVIVEEGWKSFGVGAEIAASVQERALDYLDAPIMRVASVEVPMPYARNLERLVIPNKDKVIEAVREVLYQRLPAPVAR; encoded by the coding sequence ATGGCACGAGAGATCACCTACCGCGACGCGCTACGCGAGGCGCTGCGCGAGGAGATGTACCGCGACGAGCGCGTCTTCCTCATGGGTGAAGACATCGGCGCGTACGGTGGTTCCTATGCGGTCACGCGCGGCTTCCTCCAGGAGTTCGGACCGGATCGGGTCCGCGATACACCGATCGCCGAACTGGGGATCGTCGGGCTCGGAATCGGAGCCGCGATCGGTGGTCTGCGCCCGGTCGTCGAGCTGATGACGGTCAATTTCGCACTGCTCGCCCTGGACCAGATCGTGAATCACCTGGCCAAGATTTACTACATGTTCAATGGGCAGTTCACCGCGCCGGTCGTCGTGCGTACTGCCGAGGGCTTCGGCCAACTCGGTGCGACGCACTCGCAGTTCTTCGAGAATTACTTCGCCTATGTTCCCGGACTCCGCGTCGTCGCTCCGGCCGTCCCCAAGGACGCGAAGGGGTTCCTCAAGGCCGCGATCCGCGGGAACGATCCGGTCATCTTCATCGAGCATTCGCTGATCTACCGCAACCGCGGTGAAGTACCGGACGGGGAGGACTTCCTCCTGCCGCTCGAGGGAGCCGAAGTCCGTCGCGAAGGGCGCGACGTCACCATCGTCTCCTGGCTCCGCGGGTACTACCTGGCGCTCGGTGCAGCTGAGGAACTCGCCCGCGAAGGGATCGAGTGCGAGGTGATCGATCTGCGTGTCCTGCGCCCGCTCGATGTCGAGACGATCGTCCGCTCAGTGCAAAAGACGAACCGTCTGGTGATCGTCGAGGAAGGCTGGAAGTCGTTCGGCGTCGGAGCCGAGATCGCTGCGTCGGTCCAGGAACGGGCACTCGACTACCTGGACGCACCGATCATGCGCGTCGCCAGTGTCGAAGTCCCGATGCCGTACGCGCGCAATCTCGAGCGCCTGGTCATCCCGAACAAGGACAAGGTCATCGAGGCGGTGCGGGAGGTGCTCTATCAGCGGCTCCCCGCACCGGTCGCGCGGTAG
- a CDS encoding PHP domain-containing protein — MGTIDLHTHTTASDGILSPEELVELAAVRGIEVLGITDHDTVAGLPAAQSAAAHRSVKIVPGIELSTAVETGEVHILGYFIDPADPVLQAHLASLATARRERAQRMVDRLRQLGIPVTMEDLEAIAQGGTITRAHAARLLVARGFAGSIDEAFERFLGRNRPAYVPRTYPSPRRAVEIVLAAGGAPVLAHPLSAGDPETILGELVPVGLVGLEAWYAEYAPEIQRELVALAARWGLIPTGGSDYHGPGFRAERELGSVDVPRQSVDMLAARARSGRGGAATLPEQ; from the coding sequence ATGGGTACGATCGACCTTCACACGCACACGACAGCGTCGGATGGCATCCTCTCGCCCGAGGAGCTCGTCGAGCTTGCCGCGGTGCGCGGTATCGAGGTGCTCGGGATCACCGACCACGATACGGTCGCTGGTCTTCCGGCTGCCCAATCTGCGGCTGCTCATCGGAGTGTGAAGATCGTCCCGGGCATCGAGCTGAGCACAGCGGTCGAAACAGGCGAAGTCCATATCCTCGGTTATTTCATCGATCCAGCGGACCCGGTGCTTCAGGCACATCTGGCGTCGCTCGCCACTGCGCGCCGGGAGCGCGCTCAGCGGATGGTCGATCGACTCCGACAGCTCGGTATTCCCGTGACGATGGAGGATCTCGAAGCGATCGCCCAAGGGGGAACCATCACCCGCGCTCACGCAGCGCGCTTGCTCGTCGCGCGAGGGTTCGCGGGATCGATCGACGAGGCGTTCGAGCGGTTCCTGGGACGCAACCGCCCGGCGTATGTGCCACGGACGTATCCCTCGCCTCGGCGTGCCGTCGAGATCGTGCTGGCTGCCGGGGGCGCTCCGGTGCTCGCTCATCCGCTGAGTGCCGGTGATCCGGAGACGATTTTGGGGGAACTCGTGCCGGTCGGGCTCGTTGGGTTGGAAGCCTGGTATGCCGAGTATGCGCCGGAAATCCAACGTGAACTCGTTGCGCTGGCTGCGCGCTGGGGATTGATCCCGACTGGTGGAAGCGATTACCACGGACCTGGGTTCCGAGCCGAGCGCGAACTCGGGAGTGTCGATGTACCCCGCCAGTCAGTGGACATGCTGGCAGCACGGGCTCGCTCGGGTCGAGGAGGTGCTGCTACACTGCCTGAGCAGTGA